The Vulpes lagopus strain Blue_001 chromosome 6, ASM1834538v1, whole genome shotgun sequence genome has a segment encoding these proteins:
- the LOC121493575 gene encoding 40S ribosomal protein S4, X isoform-like, with protein sequence MARGPKKHLKRVAAPKHWMLDKLTGVFAPRPTTGPHKLRECLPLIIFLRNRLKYALTGDEVKKICMQRFIKIDGKVRTDITYPAGFMDVISIDKTGENFRLIYDTKGRFAVHRITPEEAKYKLCKVRKIFVGTKGIPHLVTHDARTIRYPDPLIKVNDTIQIDLETGKITEFIKFDTGNLCMVTGGANLGRIGVITNRERHPGSFDVVHVKDANGNSFATRLSNIFVIGKGNKPWISLPRGKGIRLTIAEERDKRLAAKQSSG encoded by the coding sequence ATGGCTCGTGGTCCCAAGAAGCATCTGAAGCGTGTAGCAGCTCCAAAGCATTGGATGCTGGATAAACTGACTGGTGTGTTTGCCCCACGCCCAACTACTGGCCCCCATAAGCTGAGAGAATGTCTCCCTCTCATCATTTTCCTAAGGAACAGACTTAAGTATGCTCTAACAGGAGATGAAGTAAAGAAGATCTGTATGCAGCGTTTTATTAAGATTGATGGCAAGGTCCGAACTGATATAACCTACCCTGCTGGTTTTATGGATGTCATCAGCATTGACAAGACAGGGGAGAATTTCCGTCTGATCTATGACACCAAGGGTCGATTTGCTGTTCATCGGATTACACCTGAGGAGGCCAAGTATAAGTTGTGCAAAGTGAGAAAGATCTTCGTGGGAACAAAAGGAATCCCTCATCTGGTGACTCATGATGCTCGCACCATCCGCTATCCAGATCCCCTCATCAAGGTTAATGATACCATTCAGATTGATTTAGAGACAGGAAAGATTACTGAATTCATCAAGTTTGATACGGGTAATCTGTGTATGGTGACGGGAGGTGCTAACCTGGGAAGAATTGGTGTGATCACCAACAGAGAGAGACACCCTGGTTCTTTTGATGTAGTTCACGTGAAAGATGCCAATGGCAATAGCTTCGCCACCAGActctccaacatttttgttaTTGGCAAAGGCAACAAACCATGGATTTCCCTCCCCCGTGGGAAGGGTATCCGCCTCACCATTGCTGAGGAGAGAGACAAGAGACTGGCGGCCAAACAGAGCAGTGGGTAA